One window of the Esox lucius isolate fEsoLuc1 chromosome 8, fEsoLuc1.pri, whole genome shotgun sequence genome contains the following:
- the kng1 gene encoding kininogen-1 precursor (The RefSeq protein has 4 substitutions compared to this genomic sequence) — protein MKHRVRLCVLVVLVLQLCAPGKGQELNPDEVLLFCDDKDVEGAVNLALLKFNNKLPNGNQLALYQILGATKAQSDSGTQYFVQFNSRVTDCPAEEKKAWKDCDYLPSGNKVPSLCNATVHMSEKDTNVQAVYCDPVEAPVVFEHRKCLGCPEDIDVDNEDLKAPVTYSIAKFSAESVSSHHFVLNSISTASRQVIAGLRYRLTFDMWKSNCSEAEHKELSDECLPNNQDVELAYCNSTVDVAPWRHETAQANLECDQGPVPSTLRRRPPGWSPLRNIHNFAEVTPVPTAAVKDSSEESQERSPTASTNPALPSVAPTSAENPFHCPSKPWKQFVPPTTPNIVQEETTASPADNFTDSDLVGGK, from the exons ATGAAGCACAGAGTGAGATTGTGTGTGCTGGTGGTGCTGGTCCTCCAGCTTTGTGCTCCAGGAAAAGGACAGGAGCTCAATCCAGATGAGGTTCTGTTGTTCTGTGATGACAAAGATGTGGAAGGAGCTGTGAACTTGGCCCTTCTCAAGTTCAATAACAAGCTTCCCAATGGAAATCAACTAGCTCTCTACCAGATTCTAGGGGCCACAAAG GCTCAAAGTGACTCAGGCACTCAGTACTTTGTGCAATTCAATAGCAGGGTCACTGACTGTCCAGCAGAGGAAAAGAAAGCCTGGAAAGACTGTGACTACCTTCCCAGTGGGAACAAG GTGCCAAGCCTTTGTAATGCAACAGTTCACATGTCAGAGAAAGATACAAATGTCCAGGCAGTTTACTGTGACCCAG GGGAGGCCCCAGTTGTTTTTGAACACCGCAAATGTCTAGGTTGTCCTGAAGATATTGATGTGGATAATGAGGATCTAAAGGCACCTGTGACATACTCCATTGCCAAGTTCAATGCTGAGTCTGTCTCCAGCCATCACTTTGTCCTGAACAGTATTAGTACAGCTTCAAGACAG GTGATTGCTGGATTAAGGTACAGGCTGACGTTCGATATGTGGAAAAGCAATTGCTCCAAAGCGGAACACAAAGAGCTGAGCGATGAATGTCTTCCCAATAATCAGGATGTG GAATTAGCCTACTGCAATTCAACAGTAGATGTGGCACCTTGGAGGCATGAGACCGCACAAGCAAATTTGGAGTGTGATCAGGGTCCAGTTCCT AGTATCTTAAGAAGAAGGCCTCCTGGATGGTCTCCATTGAGGAACATCCACAATTTTGCTGAGGTGACCCCAGTACCTACTGCTGCTGTCAAAGACTCATCGGAGGAGTCTCAGGAGCGAAGCCCGACAGCCAGTACCAACCCAGCCCTACCCTCTGTGGCCCCTACTTCTGCGGAGAACCCGTTCCACTGCCCCTCCAAGCCATGGAAGCAGTTTGTCCCCCCGACAACCCCCAACATCGTACAGGAGGAAACCACAGCTTCGCCAGCAGACAACTTCACAGATTCTGACCTGGTGGGGGGAAAATAA